One window of the Reyranella humidisoli genome contains the following:
- a CDS encoding DUF1398 domain-containing protein → MDIAVIEECTRASHEERITFGEVVGRLIAAGVERYHVDLVRGESTYFMPDGQSHRVTGKTVDSRPASSFSPDGVLAAVRLIQAGRTKYLAFCQQIMEAGCVGYLVSMQGQRAVYYGRSGETYVEPFPGSR, encoded by the coding sequence ATGGACATCGCCGTCATCGAGGAATGCACCCGGGCCTCCCACGAGGAACGCATCACCTTCGGCGAGGTCGTGGGACGCCTGATCGCGGCCGGTGTCGAGCGCTATCACGTCGACCTGGTGCGCGGGGAATCGACCTACTTCATGCCCGACGGTCAGTCCCATCGCGTCACCGGCAAGACGGTCGACTCACGGCCAGCCAGTTCCTTCTCCCCCGACGGCGTGCTGGCGGCAGTGCGATTGATCCAGGCCGGCAGGACGAAGTACCTGGCCTTCTGCCAGCAGATCATGGAAGCCGGCTGCGTGGGCTACCTCGTTTCGATGCAGGGCCAGCGCGCCGTCTACTACGGCCGCAGCGGCGAGACCTATGTCGAGCCCTTTCCCGGAAGTCGCTGA
- a CDS encoding MarR family winged helix-turn-helix transcriptional regulator gives MISDLETHLGYWLRFVSNHVSHAFSLKLQARDVTVAEWVVLRDLFDGDSVPPSLLADHLGMTRGAISKLADRLVAKELVERTASTEDRRQQTLALTAAGRKLVPALSALADRNDAEFFGHLKPAERAALEKTLKDIVRRHGLKTIPTR, from the coding sequence ATGATATCTGATCTCGAAACCCATCTCGGCTACTGGCTGCGCTTCGTGTCCAACCACGTCTCGCATGCTTTCAGCCTCAAGCTGCAGGCACGCGACGTGACCGTCGCCGAATGGGTCGTGTTGCGCGACCTGTTCGACGGCGACAGCGTACCGCCCAGCCTGCTGGCCGACCACCTGGGCATGACACGCGGCGCGATCTCCAAGCTTGCCGATCGCCTGGTCGCCAAGGAGCTCGTCGAGCGCACCGCTTCCACCGAGGACCGGCGCCAGCAGACGCTGGCGCTGACGGCAGCCGGACGGAAGCTGGTGCCGGCTCTGTCGGCGCTGGCCGACCGTAACGACGCGGAGTTCTTCGGCCACCTGAAGCCCGCCGAGCGCGCGGCCCTGGAGAAGACGCTCAAGGACATCGTGCGCCGGCACGGTCTCAAGACCATTCCCACCAGGTAG
- a CDS encoding TauD/TfdA family dioxygenase codes for MSNRTPLTGPSVWHGKDIKNSSRWIRELTPDGIDELDAALKGLRGMPWQEITREDFYLPSLDELFDDIADELENGSGIVKLRGVPVDRYDEEDLRRLYFAIGTHVGTPVFQNRNGELMRAIRDEGAHVGRTYGETKDEKGSTFLSSYARTLTNGGLRFHTDRTDVVTLLCVRQARAGGVSKLASTPAIHNAILERRPDLLELLFQDYWRSRFGEEGTQKDGEATTRETAYPLPIFGLRDGKFTSHYSLTFIEAAQMAPGVPKLTDAQREAIEVLMQTAEELCFEMTLEPGDLQLINSHVTYHGRTPFEDDATSGHDRMLLRLWLTMRNNRPLPKGHEILWQEIEAGRPRGGIRQIEL; via the coding sequence ATGAGCAATCGCACCCCCCTGACCGGTCCGTCCGTCTGGCACGGCAAGGACATCAAGAACTCCTCGCGCTGGATTCGCGAACTGACGCCCGATGGCATCGACGAACTCGACGCGGCCCTCAAGGGCCTGCGTGGCATGCCGTGGCAGGAGATCACCCGGGAAGATTTCTACCTGCCCTCGCTCGACGAACTGTTCGACGACATCGCCGACGAGCTCGAGAACGGCAGCGGCATCGTCAAGCTGCGCGGTGTTCCCGTCGATCGCTACGACGAGGAGGATCTGCGTCGCCTCTACTTCGCGATCGGCACGCATGTCGGGACGCCGGTGTTCCAGAATCGCAATGGCGAGCTGATGCGCGCGATCCGCGACGAGGGCGCCCATGTCGGCCGCACCTACGGCGAGACCAAGGACGAGAAGGGGTCGACCTTCCTCTCCTCCTACGCCCGCACGCTGACCAACGGCGGGCTGCGCTTCCATACCGACCGCACCGACGTGGTGACCCTGCTCTGCGTGCGCCAGGCGCGCGCCGGCGGCGTCAGCAAGCTCGCGTCCACGCCGGCGATCCACAATGCCATTCTCGAACGGCGGCCCGACCTGCTCGAGCTGCTGTTCCAGGACTACTGGCGCAGCCGCTTCGGCGAGGAAGGCACCCAGAAGGACGGCGAGGCGACGACCCGCGAGACAGCCTACCCGCTGCCGATCTTCGGCCTGCGCGACGGCAAGTTCACCTCGCACTATTCGCTGACCTTCATCGAGGCGGCCCAGATGGCACCCGGCGTGCCGAAGCTCACCGACGCCCAGCGCGAGGCGATCGAGGTGCTGATGCAGACCGCCGAGGAGCTGTGCTTCGAGATGACGCTCGAGCCCGGCGACCTGCAGCTCATCAACAGCCACGTCACCTATCACGGCCGCACGCCGTTCGAGGACGACGCGACGTCCGGCCACGACCGCATGCTGCTGCGCCTCTGGCTGACCATGCGGAACAACCGTCCGCTTCCCAAGGGCCACGAGATCCTCTGGCAGGAAATCGAGGCCGGCCGCCCCCGCGGCGGCATCCGCCAGATCGAACTGTAG
- a CDS encoding GNAT family N-acetyltransferase — MSDTSVLRTATIGDAASIAATIAASFAQYRGKLVPESGAFRETAEGIAAELARGASAIVAERGGEMLGCVLVEEMEGDLYFGRLSVRPLARGQGLARRLIEAVEGEARRRGLAGVRLGVRIVLTENQRLFASLGYRETSREAHPGFDRPTSINMRKPLG; from the coding sequence ATGAGCGACACTTCAGTCCTGCGCACGGCCACCATCGGCGATGCGGCATCGATCGCGGCCACCATCGCCGCCTCCTTCGCGCAATATCGCGGCAAGCTCGTACCGGAGTCCGGCGCGTTTCGCGAAACCGCCGAGGGAATCGCGGCCGAACTCGCCAGGGGCGCGAGCGCCATCGTCGCCGAACGCGGCGGCGAGATGCTGGGCTGCGTCCTGGTCGAGGAAATGGAGGGCGATCTCTATTTCGGCCGGCTCTCGGTCCGGCCGCTGGCGCGCGGCCAGGGGCTGGCGCGCCGTCTGATCGAGGCGGTCGAAGGCGAGGCCCGGCGACGCGGCCTGGCCGGCGTCCGGCTGGGCGTGCGGATCGTCCTCACCGAGAACCAGCGCCTGTTCGCGTCGCTGGGCTATCGCGAGACGTCGCGCGAGGCCCATCCCGGATTCGATCGGCCGACGTCGATCAACATGCGCAAGCCGCTCGGCTGA
- a CDS encoding iron-containing alcohol dehydrogenase, whose translation MALITYLTRIQFDFGALKLLESELQLMGMRRPLIVTDKGVISAGLWAKVKEQLPGNMPITLYDGTPENPTEAAMRDALKIYKDEGCDGIIAIGGGSPMDLAKAVALMATHPGPSLQPYSFVEGGAGKITAAVAPMVAIPTTSGTGSEVSRGGVIIMDSGRKLAIGSPYLIPRLALIDPELTMSLPPHLTAGTGMDALTHNIECYLANVFNPPADSIALDGLEKAWKYVERATKDGQDREARYNMAVAAMEGAMVFQKGLGAVHALSHPTGGLKGYRLHHGTLNAIYLPAVLRFNEPAVGDKFKRVAQVMGLPESEANAPGVANAVAALNERLGIPKGLGAAGLAQDTIEKIAEGAMGDHCHLSTPRQPTKAQYIDLIEQSWG comes from the coding sequence ATGGCCCTGATCACCTACCTGACCCGTATCCAGTTCGACTTCGGCGCGCTGAAGCTGCTGGAGTCCGAACTGCAGCTCATGGGCATGCGCCGGCCCCTGATCGTCACCGACAAGGGCGTCATCTCGGCGGGCCTGTGGGCCAAGGTGAAGGAGCAGCTTCCCGGCAACATGCCGATCACGCTCTATGACGGCACGCCGGAGAATCCGACCGAAGCCGCCATGCGCGATGCGCTCAAGATCTACAAGGACGAGGGCTGCGACGGCATCATCGCGATCGGCGGCGGCTCGCCGATGGACCTCGCCAAGGCGGTCGCGCTGATGGCGACGCATCCCGGCCCGTCGCTGCAGCCTTACTCGTTCGTCGAGGGCGGCGCGGGCAAGATAACCGCCGCCGTGGCGCCCATGGTCGCGATCCCGACCACGTCGGGTACCGGCAGCGAAGTGAGCCGCGGCGGCGTCATCATCATGGATTCCGGCCGCAAGCTCGCGATCGGCAGCCCGTACCTGATCCCGCGGCTGGCGCTGATCGATCCCGAACTCACGATGAGCCTGCCGCCGCATCTTACGGCCGGCACCGGCATGGATGCGCTGACGCACAACATCGAGTGCTACCTCGCCAACGTCTTCAATCCGCCGGCCGATTCGATCGCGCTCGACGGTCTGGAGAAAGCCTGGAAGTACGTCGAGCGTGCCACGAAGGACGGGCAGGATCGCGAGGCACGCTACAACATGGCGGTCGCCGCGATGGAAGGCGCCATGGTCTTCCAGAAGGGACTGGGCGCGGTGCACGCGCTTTCCCATCCGACGGGCGGCCTCAAGGGCTACCGCCTTCACCACGGCACCCTGAATGCGATCTACCTGCCGGCAGTGCTGCGCTTCAACGAGCCGGCGGTGGGCGACAAGTTCAAGCGGGTGGCGCAGGTCATGGGCCTGCCCGAAAGCGAGGCCAATGCCCCGGGCGTCGCCAATGCCGTGGCGGCGCTCAACGAGCGGCTGGGCATCCCGAAGGGCCTCGGTGCGGCGGGACTGGCACAGGACACGATCGAGAAGATCGCCGAGGGCGCGATGGGCGACCACTGCCATCTCTCGACGCCGCGCCAGCCCACCAAGGCGCAGTACATCGACCTGATCGAACAATCGTGGGGCTGA
- a CDS encoding SDR family oxidoreductase, whose product MKVKGKVCVVTGAAGGIGEAIARRFAKEGAKGLVVADMDAGRLDKVAKDIGALAVAGDIGQESEVKRLIAEAEKKYGEVDIFFSNAGIGRGGHEDATDKDWADSWAIHVMAHVYAARVLVPQMLKRGEGYLLNTASAAGLLASMGSAPYGVTKQAGVALAEHLSIQYGDRGIRVSVLCPQAVDTNMLRMAGATAASVDGVINTDAVAQTVIEAMDEERFLILPHPEVKEYMTRKLDRDRWLRGMRRLRDKTGEGQAKR is encoded by the coding sequence ATGAAGGTCAAGGGCAAGGTCTGCGTCGTCACCGGCGCGGCGGGCGGCATCGGCGAGGCGATCGCGCGGCGCTTTGCGAAAGAGGGAGCCAAGGGGCTGGTCGTGGCCGACATGGATGCCGGCCGGCTCGACAAGGTCGCCAAGGACATCGGTGCGCTCGCCGTGGCGGGCGACATCGGGCAGGAGTCCGAGGTCAAGAGGCTGATCGCCGAGGCCGAAAAGAAGTACGGCGAGGTCGACATCTTCTTCTCCAACGCAGGCATCGGCCGCGGCGGTCACGAGGATGCGACCGACAAGGACTGGGCGGATTCGTGGGCAATCCACGTCATGGCGCATGTCTATGCCGCCCGCGTGCTGGTGCCGCAGATGCTGAAGCGCGGCGAGGGGTACCTGCTGAACACCGCGAGCGCGGCCGGCCTTCTGGCCTCGATGGGCTCGGCGCCCTATGGCGTCACCAAGCAGGCGGGTGTTGCGCTCGCCGAGCATCTTTCGATCCAGTATGGCGATCGCGGCATCCGAGTCTCGGTGCTGTGCCCGCAGGCCGTCGACACCAACATGCTGCGCATGGCCGGCGCGACTGCGGCGTCGGTCGACGGCGTGATCAATACCGATGCGGTTGCGCAAACCGTCATCGAGGCGATGGATGAGGAACGCTTCCTGATCCTGCCGCATCCCGAGGTGAAGGAATACATGACCCGCAAGCTCGATCGCGATCGCTGGCTGCGCGGCATGCGCCGCCTGCGCGACAAGACGGGCGAGGGACAGGCCAAACGCTGA
- a CDS encoding sulfite exporter TauE/SafE family protein yields MITYVQSLFAETGLWTALGVTLVAGLMRGFAGFGSAMLMAPIFAILFGSAEMVVTVVAIELVVSLQLFPQVRRHADWKVLTPMSIAACLAMPAGVWLLASVDKNTIVTSVSAVIVAFVLLMWTGWKYTGRRSTAATVIVGAVSGAMMATTSVGGPPVLLYLLSGNDPPQVNRANIVTYYFLTQFLLIVIVLATGVAGVDALVRAVVLFPVMVLGAWAGGRLFHGLASERLYRNVALTILFLTGLFGLLRNWLVA; encoded by the coding sequence ATGATTACCTACGTCCAATCCCTGTTCGCCGAGACCGGCCTGTGGACGGCGCTCGGCGTCACGCTGGTTGCCGGTTTGATGCGCGGATTCGCGGGCTTCGGCTCGGCGATGCTGATGGCGCCGATCTTCGCCATCCTGTTCGGCTCGGCCGAGATGGTCGTGACGGTCGTCGCCATCGAGCTCGTCGTGTCGCTGCAGCTCTTCCCACAGGTCCGCCGGCATGCCGACTGGAAGGTGCTGACGCCCATGAGCATCGCGGCGTGCCTCGCCATGCCGGCGGGCGTGTGGCTGCTCGCGAGCGTCGACAAGAACACGATCGTGACGTCGGTCTCGGCCGTGATCGTGGCCTTCGTGCTGCTGATGTGGACCGGCTGGAAATATACCGGCCGCCGCTCGACCGCCGCGACGGTAATCGTCGGCGCCGTCTCGGGGGCGATGATGGCAACGACCAGCGTCGGCGGCCCGCCGGTGCTGCTCTATCTCCTGTCGGGCAACGATCCGCCGCAGGTCAATCGCGCCAACATTGTCACCTACTACTTCCTGACGCAGTTCCTGCTGATCGTGATCGTACTGGCGACCGGGGTGGCGGGCGTCGACGCGCTGGTCCGGGCCGTCGTGCTGTTCCCGGTGATGGTGCTGGGTGCCTGGGCCGGCGGACGGTTGTTCCATGGGCTCGCGAGCGAGCGGCTCTACCGCAACGTGGCCCTCACGATCCTTTTCCTGACCGGCCTGTTCGGCCTTCTGAGGAACTGGCTGGTGGCCTGA
- a CDS encoding ABC transporter substrate-binding protein: MALFSRRFGLVAALTAVLAAPAFAQAPAAAPVRGGALTIGVESDFEGFDPVRAGVYSNSTVTAASLFYETLMRLDDKGNLLPALALSMTPNEDGSVWTAKIRPNVKWHDGTPFTAQAVADHFNRLLDPANRFAGRAYLAIEKVEAPDDLTAVFKMRGPNAALPRTLAQPTVTTLIISVKAAQEKGADYNRNPVGTGPFVFKEWRAADRLVAERNPNYWDKDKPYLDRVTVRPLPDSDARYASLVKGDVQVIWEDRAENIVKAKKDKNLHVLTWVGSGALVIPLNTQREPLNDKRVRQAVSMALNRKANAAVLTQGLRPVHDDPYGPSSGIECKDNGALKYDPEAARKLVADYGKPVKLTMTVTATPRGREGAQVFQADMKKAGIDVEIKPVDQTQLVKEALTRDFQVTGWRIIDLADVDPQMFANFHSKSPINFSGYNNAEVDRLLLVGRTSLDENKRKAAYCDLIKILNDDAVWLWSGSNIDFAITRANVRGIPALRGGAVQVESAWFAK; the protein is encoded by the coding sequence ATGGCACTGTTTTCTCGCAGATTCGGTTTGGTGGCGGCGCTCACGGCCGTCCTCGCGGCTCCGGCCTTCGCGCAGGCGCCCGCCGCGGCCCCCGTGCGCGGCGGCGCACTGACGATCGGAGTTGAAAGCGACTTCGAAGGGTTCGATCCAGTCCGGGCTGGCGTCTACTCCAATTCGACGGTGACGGCGGCCTCGCTGTTCTACGAGACGCTGATGCGGCTCGACGACAAGGGCAACCTGCTGCCGGCGCTCGCGCTGTCGATGACGCCCAACGAAGATGGCAGCGTCTGGACGGCCAAGATCCGGCCGAACGTGAAGTGGCACGACGGTACGCCGTTCACCGCCCAGGCCGTGGCCGACCATTTCAACCGCCTGCTCGACCCGGCCAACCGCTTTGCCGGCCGTGCCTATCTCGCCATCGAGAAAGTCGAGGCGCCGGACGATTTGACCGCTGTGTTCAAGATGCGCGGCCCCAATGCGGCACTGCCCAGGACGCTGGCACAGCCGACCGTCACCACGCTCATCATCTCGGTGAAGGCCGCCCAGGAGAAGGGCGCCGACTACAACCGTAATCCCGTCGGTACCGGCCCGTTCGTGTTCAAGGAATGGCGCGCAGCCGACCGGCTGGTCGCCGAGCGCAATCCCAACTACTGGGACAAGGACAAGCCCTATCTCGATCGTGTGACCGTGCGGCCGCTGCCGGATTCGGACGCCCGCTACGCCAGTCTGGTGAAGGGCGACGTCCAGGTGATCTGGGAAGATCGCGCCGAGAATATCGTCAAGGCGAAGAAGGACAAGAACCTTCACGTGCTGACCTGGGTGGGCAGCGGCGCGCTGGTCATCCCGCTCAACACTCAACGCGAGCCGCTGAACGACAAGCGCGTGCGCCAGGCCGTCTCGATGGCCCTGAACCGCAAGGCCAATGCCGCGGTGCTGACGCAGGGCCTGCGTCCCGTGCATGACGATCCGTACGGCCCGAGCTCGGGCATCGAGTGCAAGGACAACGGGGCGCTGAAGTACGATCCGGAGGCGGCGCGCAAGCTGGTCGCCGACTATGGCAAGCCGGTGAAGCTCACCATGACGGTCACCGCCACGCCGCGCGGCCGCGAGGGTGCGCAGGTCTTCCAGGCCGACATGAAGAAGGCCGGCATCGACGTCGAGATCAAGCCGGTCGACCAGACCCAGCTCGTGAAGGAAGCGCTGACGCGCGACTTCCAGGTCACCGGCTGGCGCATCATCGATCTCGCCGACGTCGATCCGCAGATGTTCGCCAACTTCCACTCCAAGAGCCCGATCAACTTCTCCGGCTACAACAACGCGGAAGTCGACCGTCTGCTGCTGGTCGGCCGCACCAGCCTCGACGAGAACAAGCGCAAGGCCGCCTACTGCGACCTGATCAAGATACTGAACGACGACGCGGTGTGGCTGTGGAGCGGCAGCAACATCGATTTCGCCATCACCCGCGCCAACGTGCGCGGCATTCCCGCGCTGCGCGGCGGCGCCGTGCAGGTCGAAAGCGCGTGGTTCGCGAAGTAG
- a CDS encoding ABC transporter permease, whose translation MPWIFRQLARLVVVLFCVTLLTYMIVNILPGDVAIVILGNLATPEDIAGLRADLGLDRPMLVRYFDWLGSALSGDLGRSYRNGEPVVQAILDRLPVSLQLMVMAQVIALGIAIPVALLSVRRPGGIFDRISASAAFGFLAMPNFMLGIVLIYLFSVTFDLLPATGFTPMSEGLWDNFVSMILPSMTLGLIEWTVLMRVLRSDLLTTLKEDFILLARAKGLPPWRVLLQHALRPSSFTLITILGLNIGGLIGGAVIVEQIFALPGVGRLLLGGIFNRDLILVQGTVAFIAVGFVVINFLVDMLYAVLDPRVRHVRFRS comes from the coding sequence GTGCCGTGGATCTTCCGCCAGCTGGCGAGGCTGGTCGTCGTGCTGTTCTGCGTGACGCTGCTCACCTACATGATCGTCAACATCCTGCCGGGGGATGTGGCGATCGTGATCCTGGGCAACCTCGCAACGCCGGAGGACATTGCCGGCCTGCGCGCCGACCTTGGCCTCGATCGGCCGATGCTGGTTCGGTACTTCGACTGGCTGGGCTCGGCGCTGTCGGGCGATCTCGGGCGCTCCTACCGCAACGGCGAGCCGGTCGTGCAGGCGATCCTCGATCGGCTGCCGGTGTCGCTGCAGCTCATGGTGATGGCGCAGGTCATCGCGCTGGGCATCGCGATCCCGGTGGCGCTGCTGTCGGTGCGCAGGCCCGGCGGCATCTTCGACCGAATCTCCGCTTCGGCCGCCTTCGGTTTCCTGGCGATGCCCAACTTCATGCTGGGCATCGTGCTGATCTACCTGTTCTCGGTGACCTTCGATCTCCTGCCTGCGACCGGCTTCACGCCGATGTCGGAGGGCCTGTGGGACAATTTCGTATCGATGATCCTGCCGTCGATGACGCTCGGCCTGATCGAGTGGACGGTGCTGATGCGGGTGCTGCGCTCGGACCTTCTGACCACGCTCAAGGAGGATTTCATCCTGCTGGCGCGCGCCAAGGGCCTGCCGCCGTGGCGGGTGCTGCTGCAGCATGCGCTGCGGCCCTCGTCGTTCACGCTGATCACCATCCTGGGCCTCAACATCGGCGGGCTGATCGGCGGCGCGGTGATCGTCGAGCAGATCTTCGCCCTGCCGGGCGTCGGGCGGCTGCTGCTGGGCGGCATCTTCAACCGCGACCTCATCCTCGTGCAGGGCACCGTGGCCTTCATCGCCGTGGGCTTCGTGGTCATCAACTTCCTGGTCGACATGCTCTACGCCGTGCTCGACCCCAGGGTGCGTCATGTCCGCTTCCGCAGCTAA
- a CDS encoding ABC transporter permease: MSASAAKSTVVAATRPRRRWHWALALPLGWLLLVVFLAITADWIGLPDPSAQELILRRKPPSAEYLLGTDNLGRDMLSRIIYGARTSLIVGICAPFLGFLVGGAIGMSAGYFRGKIDMLAVGFIDILLAFPSLVLALTFTAYLGQSLFNVTLALGILSIPAAARVSRANTLAWANRDFVLAARTIGASNWRIITREILPNLLPPMFAFWLVAISVIIVAEGALSFLGLGIPAPQPSWGGMIADGREALDVAPHTALIPAAVMFATVLSLNFVGDMVRNMVDPRRSAL; the protein is encoded by the coding sequence ATGTCCGCTTCCGCAGCTAAGAGCACGGTCGTCGCCGCGACGCGGCCGCGGCGCCGCTGGCACTGGGCGCTCGCCCTGCCGCTGGGCTGGCTGCTGCTCGTGGTTTTCCTGGCCATCACCGCCGACTGGATCGGCCTGCCCGATCCCTCGGCCCAGGAGCTCATCCTGCGCCGCAAGCCGCCATCGGCCGAATATCTGCTGGGCACCGACAATCTCGGCCGCGACATGCTCTCGCGCATCATCTACGGCGCGCGCACCTCACTGATCGTCGGCATCTGCGCGCCGTTCCTCGGGTTCCTGGTGGGCGGCGCCATCGGCATGAGCGCCGGGTATTTCCGCGGCAAGATCGACATGCTTGCGGTGGGCTTCATCGACATCCTGCTGGCCTTCCCGTCGCTGGTGCTGGCGCTCACCTTCACCGCCTATCTGGGCCAGAGCCTGTTCAACGTGACGCTGGCGCTCGGCATCCTGTCGATCCCGGCCGCGGCGCGCGTGTCGCGCGCCAATACGCTCGCCTGGGCCAACCGCGACTTCGTGCTGGCGGCCCGCACCATCGGCGCCAGCAACTGGCGCATCATCACGCGCGAGATCCTGCCCAACCTGCTGCCGCCGATGTTCGCCTTTTGGCTGGTCGCGATCAGCGTGATCATCGTGGCCGAGGGGGCGCTCTCGTTCCTGGGCCTCGGCATCCCGGCGCCGCAGCCGAGCTGGGGAGGCATGATCGCCGACGGGCGGGAGGCACTCGACGTGGCGCCCCATACGGCGCTGATCCCGGCGGCGGTGATGTTCGCCACCGTCCTGTCCCTCAACTTCGTGGGCGACATGGTGCGCAACATGGTCGATCCGCGCAGGTCGGCACTGTGA
- a CDS encoding ABC transporter ATP-binding protein — MSGAPLLSVREARVGFFTARGPLRAVDGVSFDLEKGQTLGIVGESGSGKSVLVRSLIGLVGESSGAEVGGQVQFEGRDLRALPAREFRGVLGRDIGVVFQDPMTSLNPVMKIGRQIGEGLRLNRGLDAKAAAVRAVELLTEVGIPEAERRAGQYPHELSGGMRQRVAIAIAIACAPKLLIADEPTTALDVTVQRQILDLLQREQRERGMAMILITHDLGVAAGRADDIMVMYAGRAVEMAKTRELFRSPRMPYTEALLRSLPRLTDPTHTRLSAIPGRPPDLARRSGGCAFAPRCRYRTDHCDEEQPMQTWEGARGYACFHPRGVDVGEGGGAAE; from the coding sequence GTGAGCGGCGCGCCCCTTCTGTCGGTGCGCGAGGCGCGGGTCGGCTTCTTCACGGCGCGTGGGCCCCTGCGCGCCGTCGACGGCGTGTCGTTCGATCTCGAAAAGGGCCAGACCCTCGGTATCGTGGGCGAGTCCGGATCGGGCAAGTCGGTGCTGGTGCGCTCGCTGATCGGGCTGGTGGGCGAAAGCTCGGGTGCCGAAGTGGGCGGCCAGGTCCAGTTCGAGGGCCGCGACCTGCGGGCGCTGCCGGCCCGGGAATTCCGCGGCGTGCTCGGCCGCGACATCGGCGTCGTCTTCCAGGACCCGATGACCTCGCTCAACCCGGTGATGAAGATCGGCCGGCAGATCGGCGAGGGCTTGCGACTGAATCGCGGGCTCGATGCGAAGGCCGCCGCCGTCCGCGCCGTCGAACTGCTGACGGAGGTCGGTATCCCGGAGGCGGAACGGCGGGCGGGGCAATATCCGCACGAACTGTCGGGCGGCATGCGCCAGCGCGTGGCCATCGCCATCGCAATCGCCTGCGCGCCGAAGCTGCTGATCGCCGACGAGCCGACGACCGCGCTCGACGTCACGGTGCAGCGCCAGATCCTCGACCTGCTGCAGCGCGAGCAGCGCGAGCGCGGCATGGCGATGATCCTGATCACCCACGATCTCGGTGTCGCGGCGGGGCGGGCCGATGACATCATGGTGATGTATGCCGGGCGCGCGGTCGAGATGGCGAAGACGCGGGAACTCTTCCGCTCGCCGCGCATGCCCTATACCGAGGCGCTGCTGCGTTCGCTGCCGCGGCTGACCGATCCGACGCATACGCGGCTCAGCGCGATTCCCGGCCGGCCGCCCGATCTGGCGCGCCGCAGCGGCGGCTGCGCCTTCGCGCCACGCTGCCGCTATCGCACGGATCATTGCGACGAGGAGCAGCCGATGCAGACCTGGGAAGGCGCGCGCGGCTATGCCTGCTTCCATCCGCGTGGCGTGGATGTGGGCGAGGGTGGGGGAGCGGCCGAGTGA
- a CDS encoding ABC transporter ATP-binding protein: MSDLLAIQNLTVEYPVGGGRHVHAVSDVTLSVKQGETLGLVGESGSGKSSLARALLQLPPPKGGAVLFDGQDLTKMGGKALRAVRPRLQMIFQDPIASLNPRRKVAEIIAEPLIVSGVSDAAERTRRVRSVMEAVGLDPDLVWNRRPHEFSGGQCQRIAIARALVLEPSLIVCDEPVSALDVSIRAQIINLLEDMKARFGLTLLFIAHDLAVVKSVSDRVAVMYLGRLCEVADSESLFATPAHPYTAALMAAIPEPDPDIPLGDSKLKPGDPPSPLDPPSGCRFRTRCPHAQPRCADEVPALREIAAGREVACHFPLIG, from the coding sequence GTGAGCGATCTTCTCGCCATCCAGAACCTCACGGTCGAGTATCCGGTGGGCGGCGGGCGTCACGTCCATGCGGTGAGCGACGTGACCCTGTCGGTGAAGCAGGGCGAGACCCTGGGCCTCGTCGGCGAATCGGGCTCGGGCAAATCCTCGCTGGCGCGCGCTCTGCTGCAACTGCCGCCTCCCAAGGGCGGCGCCGTCCTGTTCGACGGCCAGGATCTCACGAAGATGGGTGGCAAGGCCCTGCGCGCGGTGCGACCGCGGTTGCAGATGATCTTCCAGGACCCGATCGCGTCGCTCAATCCGCGCCGCAAGGTGGCCGAAATCATCGCCGAGCCGCTGATCGTGTCGGGCGTGTCGGATGCCGCCGAGCGTACCCGCCGCGTGCGCAGCGTGATGGAGGCGGTGGGCCTCGATCCCGATCTCGTCTGGAACCGCCGGCCGCACGAATTCTCCGGCGGCCAGTGCCAGCGCATCGCCATCGCGCGTGCCCTCGTGCTCGAGCCCAGCCTGATCGTGTGCGACGAGCCGGTTTCGGCACTCGACGTCTCGATCCGGGCGCAGATCATCAATCTGCTGGAGGACATGAAGGCCCGCTTCGGCCTCACGCTCCTGTTCATCGCCCACGATCTCGCGGTGGTGAAGTCGGTGTCCGACCGGGTCGCGGTGATGTATCTCGGCCGGCTCTGCGAGGTGGCCGACTCGGAGTCGCTGTTCGCCACGCCCGCGCATCCCTATACGGCGGCGCTGATGGCAGCGATCCCGGAGCCGGACCCCGACATCCCCCTGGGCGATTCCAAGCTGAAGCCGGGTGATCCGCCGTCGCCGCTCGATCCGCCCTCGGGCTGCCGGTTCCGCACCCGCTGCCCGCACGCCCAGCCGCGCTGCGCGGACGAGGTGCCCGCCTTGCGCGAGATCGCGGCTGGTCGCGAGGTCGCCTGCCATTTCCCGCTGATCGGCTGA